Proteins encoded in a region of the Cheilinus undulatus linkage group 8, ASM1832078v1, whole genome shotgun sequence genome:
- the LOC121513280 gene encoding sulfotransferase 2B1-like yields MLLNAPYERPLSVLCRLSLLSLRVNPPNTMSSEEMHVLYQGILLPKENFSLESLKFAQEFTFKDDDVVAALYPKSGTIWMQEILPLLLNGGDMTPIQTIPNWDRAPWLAKKRLEQIVDKLASPRALVSHLPYHLMPPSLHSSKAKVIYVMRNPKDALVSSYFYHQMAGFLPDPGTFDEFITKFLEGRVMFGKWTDHVKSWRQTELGDRIMYITYEEMVQDLPAALRRMSDFLGRDLSEETIKKISEHCSFQSMKQNNMSNFSLVPKVYMDQDKSPFFRKGVVGDWRNHFNSEQEARFTSVIKKELEKESFTLPWSLD; encoded by the exons ATGCTTTTGAACGCACCATATGAGAGACCTCTTTCCGTGCTCTGCAGGCTGAGTTTACTTTCACTGAGAGTTAATCCTCCAAATACCATGTCTTCTGAGGAAATGCATGTGCTCTATCAGGGAATTCTGCTTCCTAAAGAGAACTTCTCGTTGGAAAGTTTGAAGTTTGCGCAGGAATTCACCTTTAAGGATGATGATGTTGTGGCTGCGCTGTATCCAAAATCAG GTACAATCTGGATGCAGGAGATCCTCCCTCTGTTACTGAATGGAGGAGATATGACTCCAATACAAACTATTCCCAACTGGGACAGGGCCCCCTGGCTGGCGAAGAAAAGATTAGAGCAGATTGTAGATAAGTTAGCTTCCCCACGAGCCTTGGTCTCACATCTCCCTTATCACCTCATGCCCCCGTCCCTCCACTCCTCCAAAGCCAAG GTCATCTATGTAATGAGGAACCCAAAAGACGCCTTGGTGTCTTCATACTTCTATCACCAAATGGCCGGTTTCCTCCCAGATCCTGGAACATTTGATGAGTTTATAACCAAATTTCTGGAGGGCAGGG TGATGTTCGGAAAATGGACTGACCATGTGAAGAGCTGGAGACAAACGGAGCTGGGAGACAGAATCATGTACATCACATACGAAGAAATGGTTCAG GACCTTCCTGCAGCACTCAGGAGGATGTCAGATTTCCTGGGTCGTGATCTGAGTGAGGAAACCATCAAGAAGATATCAGAGCATTGCTCCTTCCAGAgcatgaaacaaaacaacatgtCCAACTTCAGCCTGGTGCCTAAGGTGTACATGGACCAGGACAAGTCTCCCTTCTTCAGGAAAG GTGTCGTGGGAGATTGGAGAAACCATTTCAACTCCGAACAAGAGGCCAGATTCACATCAGTCATTAAAAAAGAGCTGGAGAAGGAGAGCTTCACTCTGCCCTGGAGCCTGGACTGA